A genomic window from Osmerus eperlanus chromosome 5, fOsmEpe2.1, whole genome shotgun sequence includes:
- the LOC134021394 gene encoding uncharacterized protein LOC134021394 isoform X2, with translation MGGNSSSHLSFEDDVDRGVTFVKGIRLSDKVINRMKESPGPVYPRPRPIQPEPAAPRTTLTPTVEHLVPLRTQSSPPFIATLPPTLAQEPSTSASIPPALAIPTSSPGPAKFTPPSPVKFHVPPPPIVALPPLVEHVEAVPKPSPIESVPKPLSPPVETVVPITVVESTTPAVPIKHICSPTGVLPAIVEPVDLPTPTPLPAPVEAIVPPTLTPALVEPVVPSTLTPLPAPVDPVVLPIIAESVVSPAPTIVEPMILPTIVEPVVLPPPMEPVVPQTLIPAAVEPVVLHTIIEPVVLPTIVEPVVLPTIVEPVVLPTIVEPVVLPTIVEPVVLPTVSEPVVLPTIVEPVVLPTIVEPVVLPTIVEPVVLPTIVEPVVLPTIVEPVVLPTIVEPVVLPTIVEPVVLPTMVEPVVLPTVVEPVVLPTVVEPVVLPTVVEPVVLHTIVEPVVLPTIVEPVVLPTIVEPVVLPTVSEPVVLPTIVEPVVLPTIVEPVVLPTIVEPVVLPTMVEPVVLPTIVEPVVLPTVVEPVVLPTIVEPVVLPTVVEPVVLLTPMEPVAAPNPSSLPAPVEPVISSVVESVVSPSPEPIILPTPSLVEPIVLSPTIEPVDLPSPVEPPFSQMTLPSPPPPTEAVDLPTPPTAVDPVFIALSPPTAQPLPPPPAEPMAPPPATPVAAPLPEPDMEPMVLPPSCHSMAVTTLPTESPIGETQVPPPPVESMVPSPSVESVITFPVPPIIEEVALVVIPSKPAIVDEEELRRSIQEKLVKGFEKEMSQRQLELRQQLEEVQAQARAKAQLAAQVQIQEEVKKTLELEQAAQRETMKEAIMKERMKTEDERLMAQLYAHKLDEKEKELKKQDILFREHVAKLEEKSSQFYKVTTENFQQGSAETHRRFARVNIQPVCGDLQSQILKCYRENTGQTLSCSSIASAYMQCVDNAKQTKLSTGG, from the exons CTATCAGACAAGGTCATCAATCGGATGAAAGAATCTCCAGGGCCCGTCTATCCTCGCCCTCGTCCAATCCAGCCTGAGCCTGCAGCCCCCAGAACCACACTGACTCCCACAGTGGAACACCTAGTCCCCCTTCGAACACAGTCTTCTCCTCCATTTATTGCCACCTTGCCACCAACACTCGCCCAGGAACCTTCAACCTCAGCCTCCATCCCACCCGCCCTGGCTATACCAACTTCATCTCCTGGACCAGCAAAGTTCACCCCACCTTCTCCTGTTAAATTTCATGTCCCTCCACCTCCAATTGTGGCACTTCCCCCTCTTGTGGAACATGTTGAGGCTGTACCTAAACCTTCCCCTATTGAGTCTGTACCTAAACCTTTATCTCCCCCAGTTGAAACAGTTGTTCCTATTACAGTTGTTGAATCTACAACCCCAGCTGTACCCATAAAACATATCTGTTCCCCAACTGGAGTTCTTCCGGCTATTGTTGAACCTGTAGACCttccaaccccaacccctctccctgctcctgttgAAGCTATAGTGCCCCCTACCCTAACCCCTGCCCTTGTTGAACCTGTAGTACCCTCTACCCtaacccctctccctgcccctgttGATCCTGTAGTCCTCCCCATCATTGCTGAGTCTGTGGTTTCACCAGCCCCTACTATTGTTGAACCTATGATCCTTCCTACTATTGTTGAACCTGTTGTCCTACCTCCACCCATGGAACCTGTTGTACCCCAAACCCTTATACCTGCCGCTGTTGAACCTGTAGTCCTACATACTATTATTGAACCTGTAGTCCTACCTACTATTGTTGAACCTGTAGTCCTACCTACTATTGTTGAACCTGTAGTACTACCTACTATTGTTGAACCTGTAGTACTACCTACTATTGTTGAACCTGTAGTCCTTCCTACAGTTTCTGAACCTGTAGTCCTACCGACTATTGTTGAACCTGTAGTCCTACCCACTATTGTTGAACCTGTAGTACTACCTACTATTGTTGAACCTGTAGTCCTTCCCACTATTGTTGAACCTGTAGTACTGCCTACTATTGTTGAACCTGTAGTCCTACCCACTATTGTTGAACCTGTAGTACTGCCTACTATTGTTGAACCTGTAGTCCTACCGACTATGGTTGAACCTGTAGTCCTACCGACTGTTGTTGAACCTGTAGTCCTACCGACTGTTGTTGAACCTGTAGTCCTACCGACTGTTGTTGAACCTGTAGTCCTACATACTATTGTTGAACCTGTAGTCCTACCTACTATTGTTGAACCTGTAGTACTACCTACTATTGTTGAACCTGTAGTCCTTCCTACAGTTTCTGAACCTGTAGTCCTACCGACTATTGTTGAACCTGTAGTCCTACCCACTATTGTTGAACCTGTAGTACTGCCTACTATTGTTGAACCTGTAGTCCTACCGACTATGGTTGAACCTGTAGTCCTACCGACTATTGTTGAACCTGTAGTCCTACCGACTGTTGTTGAACCTGTAGTCCTACCGACTATTGTTGAACCTGTAGTTCTACCTACAGTTGTTGAACCTGTTGTCCTACTTACACCCATGGAACCTGTTGCAGCCCcaaacccctcctctctccctgcccctgttGAGCCAGTCATTTCCTCTGTTGTTGAATCTGTAGTCTCGCCCTCGCCAGAACCTATTATTCTACCAACCCCTTCCCTTGTTGAACCCATTGTCCTGTCTCCCACTATTGAGCCTGTAGACTTACCTTCACCAGTAGAACCCCCATTTTCACAAATGACTctaccttcacctccaccccctacaGAAGCGGTTGACCTCCCAACACCCCCTACAGCTGTAGATCCTGTGTTTATTGCTCTTTCTCCACCCACTGCTcaaccccttcctcccccacctgCTGAGCCTATGGCTCCACCCCCAGCTACCCCAGTAGCAGCACCTCTACCAGAGCCTGACATGGAGCCCATGGTGCTCCCTCCCTCATGTCACTCTATGGCGGTCACCACCCTGCCCACTGAATCCCCCATAGGTGAAACCCAggttccccctcctccagtaGAGTCCATGGTCCCCTCCCCAAGTGTAGAGTCCGTGATCACTTTCCCAGTACCCCCCATCATCGAGGAAGTGGCCCTTGTAGTGATCCCATCCAAGCCCGCAATAG TGGATGAAGAGGAGCTGAGAAGATCAATCCAAGAAAAGCTGGTGAAAGGCTTTGAGAAAGAGATGAGCCAGAGGCAACTGGAGCTTCGCCAACA ACTGGAGGAGGTGCAGGCCCAGGCCAGAGCCAAGGCTCAGCTGGCAGCCCAAGTCCAGATCCAGGAGGAGGTCAAGAAGACTCTGGAGCTGGAGCAGGcagcccagagagagaccatgaaGGAGGCCATCATGAAGGAACGCATGAAAACAGAGGATGAAAGGCTCATGGCCCAGCTCTAC GCCCATAAACTAGacgagaaagaaaaggagctgAAAAAGCAGGACATACTCTTCAGGGAACATGTTGCCAAGCTTGAAGAGAAG AGTTCCCAGTTCTACAAAGTCACCACCGAAAACTTCCAGCAAGGCTCAGCTGAAACTCACAGACGTTTTGC ACGTGTTAATATTCAGCCAGTTTGCGGTGACCTGCAGAGTCAGATCCTCAAGTGCTACAGGGAGAACACAGGACAgaccctctcctgctccagcatCGCATCTGCTTACATGCAGTGTGTGGACAACGCCAAGCAG ACTAAGTTGAGCACTGGAGGGTGA